ACTTCCTTCACGAATAGCTTCGTAACTTTTAGCGCCGTCAAAGATATCTTGATATTTAAACTTAGGATCAAAGAGAGCTTTTGATAAATAAACGCTTCCTGTGCTTGGATCAACCAATCCTGAGTTATTGATAGCAGCAACACCTACTAACGTGCTATCCATAAACCAATGACTATGAAGCGCATAAAAGGTGTTCAAAACATCTTTTGCAACACGGTCATTTTTATTGCGAAGTATCCCATTCGATTGAAGTTGTGCACTTTTCAAAACAGAAACACAGGCGTTCTCGGCAGAGATTTGACCCGCGATAATTTTTGTCAATAAAGGGTCATTGAGTGCTGGGGTTTTTGTAGTCAAATGACTAAAGCATCTATTATAGAAAGCCAGATCAGATAACTGCAGATCGGCTGCCGCAGATATTGAAGTTGAGAAAAAAACAATACAATAAAAGAACATGGTTTTTTTCATATAACTCCTTAAAACTCAAAGTGATTTATATCTTTATCGGTACCTTGGAAGTGAATTTTAGAATATCTCCCCCTATGTGTCTTAATTTAAGACTTATATGGATAGTGTTTCGCAAATGTTTTCCTAATGTGATGTTATCATTTTAATACAGTTGCATTGATAAAAATTATAAAATACTAAAGTTTACAGCTACCATAAGATTTAAATTCTGACTTGTACGCCAACCCATAGTTTAGGGCTATATCCCTTAGAGCCTCTAAAACAGAAGGGTCAAGAGCTTCCATCAAAGAAGGCTCCTCTTTGGCTTCACACTCAAATACGACATATAAAAGCTGGTGCAGATAATAATGGGACAGAGGTGTAAGCTGCCCCTCATCATTGATCAGCCATTTTATCTGTTGCTCTGTGGGGAGATGTTTTTCAATCACGCTTTGCTCGATCAACAACGGTAAGAGATCAAACAGAGCCTTTTCCAAAAAGAGATTCAAATTTTGAATTCCCGTAGGAGGCAAAGATAGTGCTTCCATATTAGTCACAAGAGCGGCTATTGCGGCAGTAATGGCTACTGACCTATTAGAAGAAAGATCTATCCCTTCTTTTCTTAAATCTTGGAACTCATTTTGTCTGTGTTGGTGCTGTGCACGTAAACCTGAACTTATAAGTAAGGTAAAGTTCCTTGATACGGTTCCCGACGCATTTCCAGCTCTATCAACCTGAGATAAGGTGACCGCTTTTGTTCCATTTCCTGCGGTGAGCGTGATGACCCTTGAAAAAATACCACTACTATTACAAGTTGCTGTAAAAGTCCCACTCACTCCCGCACCCGCAATTCCTACTGTAGCACTCGCCTCACAGGTACCCGCCACGGTTTGATTTGTTGAAGTGACAATCTGACCATTTGTAGCAGGTGTTGTAAACGCTGGGTTTGCTGGTGATGTTGTATCTAAAATAAAGTTTCTCGATGCTGTTCCTGATATATTTCCTGCTCTATCCACTTGGGTGATACTTACAGTTTTAGTCCCTTCACCCGCAGTGAGAGTTAAAGCACGAGTAAAAGTACCGCCAGCACTACAAGTCACTTCTAGAGGTAAAGGATTAGCAGGTATATCTACAACACCACTTCCTGTGATCAATACTGTCGCACTGGCCTCGCATGTCCCCACAACTGTTTGACTTACATTGTTGACGTAAAAATTGTTTGTTGCGGGTGTAGTAAAAGCAGGATTCGCTGGCGAAGCCGTGTCAATAGTGATGGTGCGGCTCACCGTTGAAGACGCGTTTCCTGCTCGATCTACTTGCCTCACAGTAAAGGTTTTAGCTCCATCATTGTTCGTGAATGTCACGCCAATAGAGTAACTCCCACCAAGACATGTCTCAGTGACTGGCGGTGAAAGCACGTTGCCCGTGATCTGAACTGTGGCATCTGTTTCACATGCACCACTTACCGATTGGGAGGCTTGATTAAAATGAGCATTAGCAATAGGTGATGTGATCGTTGGTACCGCTGGAGCCGCCGTGTCTAGAGTGACACTCAACTCCACAGGCTCAGATGTTGTGCTTCCTGCTCGTTGTACAACAGTTAAGTTTTTTAAACCTTGGCCTGCTGTCAAATTCGCAACCAGAGTGAACTCAGAGTTAAGGCAAGACGCTTCTACTGGCGGAGTGAGTACATCCCCAGACACCGCAATGGTTGTACCGCTTCTACATTCTCCAGACACAGTAAGGGCTGCTGTATTCACGTAAGCTTCATCCACAGGAGCAAGTACATTTAACCCATCAAATGAAGATTGGGGTCTAAGGTTTGAACAGGAAACCAGTGTCAGAACTGGGATTAACGTGAGTAACTTTACAAACACAGTCATCCCTAGATTTTAACAGGGTTTCAGCGACTTAAAAACCCGCCTGTTTCAAAACAAGACTTATGAATATGTTTTGCGCTTACCAATAAATAGCGATAGAGTGAGGGTATAGAAAAATGGCGAAGACGCCCCTGACGAGGAGAACCGTACCAGGATAGCAAAGACGGCTCTTTCAACAAAGGAGTCGTTATGTCAGCAACTTGGTCTTGGATTATTCTTATTATCGCAGGTCTTTTTGAAGTCTGTTGGGCCATCGGCCTTAAATATACAGATGGTTTTACTAAACTTATACCCAGCATTTTCACTCTTGTTACTTTGGCCATCAGCATGTTTTTACTAGCTCGCGCAAGTCAGGCTCTACCTATTGGGACCGCTTATGGTGTGTGGGTCGGCATTGGAGCCTTAGGGGCGGCTTTGCTTGGAATCTTTTTATTCAAAGAACCCGCCACAATGTCTCGTCTGTTTTTTCTTGGTTTATTGCTTGTGTCCATTATCGGTTTGAAAATCACAAGCAGCTAGATATTCAATAAATGTGTGGGACTGCAATGGTTTTTAGTAGAAATTTGCTTCCCGATGGGATGATGAAAGTTGAACAGCAAGGGCGGCATGAACACTCTTGCAATAAATAACCATCTCAAGTAGTTAAATGACTTATGCCTGAACTTCCAGAAGTTGAAAATGTCCGCTTGGGACTGAATCAGTATTTAACAAAAAAACCGCTCACAAAGGTGACCCTTTTACGCAAAGACTTGCGGTTTCCTTTGCCACGCAAAGAACTTTTGTCTCTGAAGAATCATTGTCTTTTAAATCTTGAACGACGAGGTAAATTTTTGATCTTTAATTTTGATCATCTTTCTTTATTTTCACATCTGGGTATGACGGGGCACTGGCGCGTGGAAAAGATCCATCGCCCCATAAAACACGACCACCTGATTTTATCGTGGAAGGATCAAAATTGGATTTACAACGATCCCAGAAGGTTTGGTTACATAGGACTTCACACAGGCCAACTATTAAAAAAATTTGGTCCCGACCCTATTTTAGATGACATCAAATCCAATGACCTTTGGCTTAAAGCCCAAGGCAAAAAACAACCCATTAAAACCTGGCTGATGGACCAAAAAAATATTTTGGGCATCGGTAATATTTATGCCTCAGAAGTTTTATTTGCCTGTGGGCTCCACCCCCTACGACCAGTCCATAAAGTCACTGAAACTCAATGGAAACAGATCTTACAACACACTAAAAGAATTCTTAAAAAATCCATTCGATTAGGTGGAAGCACCATTAAAGATTATCGCACAGTCGACGGCGAAAAAGGTGGGTTTCAAAATACATGGGCAGTCTATGATAAAGAAGGTCTGTCGTGCAAGACATGTAAGCATCCAATTTTTCACCTTAAACTTTCAGGACGAGCCACTTACTTTTGTAAGTCTTGTCAAAAATAAGCTTATAAGCGTTTTTTATTTTTTTGGTCTTCTATGACTTTGCACAAAAGCCCCTCACTGGCATCTTCGATGATATCTAGAACCAATTCAAAGCCTTCGTCTCCGCGATGGTAGGGGTCTGGGACTTTGTCTACATTATGAATGGTGCAAAAATCTGTAAACTTATGCA
This portion of the Pseudobdellovibrionaceae bacterium genome encodes:
- the sugE gene encoding quaternary ammonium compound efflux SMR transporter SugE produces the protein MSATWSWIILIIAGLFEVCWAIGLKYTDGFTKLIPSIFTLVTLAISMFLLARASQALPIGTAYGVWVGIGALGAALLGIFLFKEPATMSRLFFLGLLLVSIIGLKITSS
- the mutM gene encoding bifunctional DNA-formamidopyrimidine glycosylase/DNA-(apurinic or apyrimidinic site) lyase; its protein translation is MPELPEVENVRLGLNQYLTKKPLTKVTLLRKDLRFPLPRKELLSLKNHCLLNLERRGKFLIFNFDHLSLFSHLGMTGHWRVEKIHRPIKHDHLILSWKDQNWIYNDPRRFGYIGLHTGQLLKKFGPDPILDDIKSNDLWLKAQGKKQPIKTWLMDQKNILGIGNIYASEVLFACGLHPLRPVHKVTETQWKQILQHTKRILKKSIRLGGSTIKDYRTVDGEKGGFQNTWAVYDKEGLSCKTCKHPIFHLKLSGRATYFCKSCQK